In one Bactrocera tryoni isolate S06 chromosome 5, CSIRO_BtryS06_freeze2, whole genome shotgun sequence genomic region, the following are encoded:
- the LOC120776471 gene encoding E3 ubiquitin-protein ligase listerin — MDIKRSTFKVKSNSKPSSSSRSAELLGTQTGIGFPTQSKKINRSNEIAHFSDCTTNKSLHNAIRKLNKKDPTTKKRALEELIHDINERSVEELVVILPLWTKIYLEFAYDPIHNIRELTQEVQKMLASKCKRMIAPYLKELVPVWICSQFDNYVPAANIAHASFFDIFNAKTDRVKEVCLHCQSEILEYIFNNLLEASDSKKGTDIYAFGYNKVYGSLELLAFFTEQTKTADLSSKSHNISRSIIEFKSFWNCGRNGNKLTRRAWFKAIHNMILNTSLNAIISEWKKDIIEICFSGIDESDRILSLHIWQCILLVQSTYDDWYIHLDFSNSVEYRLWSLLQNNFFNNYESICPKMLPFCSALISIRINNFDWYIFMKLFLEKLKHVFCSETFKPNGTDHLAMLNSYFDCLKLVLNKMNSTEISFDEKQRNTLELLHKNIIDPTKWLLRANIINSCKTFFDSTLQMFADIQIESEDNDQIQAYLLKEFWNSIFDLVASLITDTEHYPEGIIDIFQSLVKLNQEGISNKLDLLLPIEEKDRNQIKLKSLASELVNHCLKRISGKECESCLKHLLLLMDLFSDTKFHINITNNFDIIKSLEIFIDLIPMANENLYVDIAKNIFNFLNYLDGDQQFDFINNRLICVSSRHMQILIVERLLLQPLKIGKRKDILLSSPDVRTIISDITREALLEKSKEKINWLQTLFLQNDSGNFFIGSTSLDELLSIIFEPLERDDNYELVELCSQIISKVLPKIFSCGSVFIETKTKSFIKLFSVLIKSSANISLREETLSELSKCWESVLCDEHIVNEVTTLHCISNLRMMNTLTVSNISKSADFIIRFIFRSTAKYTTAQLRLTARNNLINMFTTTKDISALHEKLKNYTLFMEAINGIVSTKVEVHYECLELQTIITILQRSLLNVYIIKRLQENDCKEMGTINRQLYDELLNCIVLTSAAESVLNIKPEECVALKIWIEEVQDQIKFLIQNESILSEKVHEILLRNTIEADEISYCRSLHILTYHHRYLPFEESASIVFNEELFKHLIAKDALSAYINFLQYQTPRLNYRSITVSNIFDCAKSKDIWIKCAALRCLVINNFNCDELRISDRNVIKQLLESVRSINENFYIRNKVEINELEYGAVIELIEYIRLLTEILKKIPLSLGAKDWDNIIIGLGSWVPSVHKSIENIENPKMTLFTINICKLFSTFLQFIKGEKERSSTTLLQDMVDEWESLFSKDAICKIFESFFGLLHLQEKFTPEYFMVCFRELKSVIILSDFDVIYNFCKYSRTTSTENVFNILLKNFFNPNIFLKRTCHHILHELTHAYVVDDIKKVHTLNDNLSHGGKTQHYLKLFEGVLTSQLNFVNKYISEFSFKISEIDEFEPIEVEMGFSYFLMWDCIIHTCVKSPLNIRNIYTSWLYENKFFEKFLLFVIRAMPVEVLKNHDSKFLSCEIFNRLSRKQLNDENLTLERYACHLYIEVLKKLPAVVRKWWSVSPSRQKAFVDKLTINYVSPLICEEELKAIGANKERHENMQVSVHYSTREVIATYFIDDVRTELTITLPSNYPLGPIKVDCGKSIGGRLSSRTDGMQLALFLMHQNGTIIDGLALWKNNLDKKFEGVEECYVCYTVINQDTYQLPKLTCKTCKKKFHGSCLYKWFTTSSKSTCPICRNVF; from the exons ATGGATATCAAAAGGAGTACTTTTAAAGTGAAAAGCAACTCCAAA ccTTCCAGCAGCAGTCGCAGTGCTGAACTTCTTGGTACCCAAACTGGAATTGGATTCCCCACACAATCAAAGAAAATCAATCGATCAAATGAAATAGCGCATTTTTCTGACTGCACAACTAATAAAAGCCTTCATAATGCAATTCGTAAGCTCAATAAAAAAGATCCGACTACTAAAAAAAGGGCTTTGGAAGAGCTGATTCATGACATAAATGAAAGGAGTGTCGAGGAACTTGTGGTAATTTTACCACTTTGGACTAAAATCTACCTTGAATTTGCATATGATCCGATACACAACATACGCGAACTTACACAGGAAGTACAAAAAATGCTTGCATCGAAATGTAAACGCATGATAGCcccatatttaaaagaattagtACCCGTTTGGATCTGTTCTCAATTTGATAATTACGTTCCAGCTGCTAATATTGCTCATGCCAGCTTCTTCGATATTTTCAATGCCAAAACAGACCGCGTTAAGGAAGTCTGTTTACATTGTCAATCAGAGATACTagaatacatatttaataatctTTTAGAAGCGTCAGATAGCAAAAAAGGTACTGACATTTATGCGTTTGGCTATAATAAAGTTTACGGAAGCCTCGAACTTCTTGCTTTTTTTACTGAGCAAACGAAAACCGCAGATTTGTCTTCAAAGTCCCACAATATATCACGTTCCATTATAGAGTTTAAGAGCTTTTGGAACTGTGGAAGAAATGGCAATAAATTAACAAG GAGAGCGTGGTTCAAAGCAATACACAATATGATTTTAAACACATCTCTAAATGCCATAATATCTGAATGGAAAAAggatattattgaaatatgtTTCTCAGGAATTGATGAAAGCGATCGGATATTATCTCTGCATATATGGCAGTGCATATTGCTTGTACAATCAACCTACGATGATTG GTATATACATTTGGACTTCAGCAATTCGGTTGAATACAGGCTGTGGAGtttgcttcaaaataatttctttaataactATGAAAGCATCTGTCCTAAAATGTTACCATTTTGTTCAGCATTAATATCAATTCgtattaataatttcgactggtatatttttatgaaattgtttCTAGAAAAACTAAAACATGTTTTTTGTTCTGAAACCTTTAAGCCTAATGGAACAGATCATCTAGCTATGTTGAATTCATATTTTGACTGTTTAAAGCTGGTATTAAATAAGATGAATAGTACGGAAATATCGTTTGATGAGAAACAACGAAATACCTTGGAActtttacataaaaacataattgaTCCTACTAAATGGTTACTCAGAgcaaatataattaattctTGTAAAACATTTTTCGATTCAACTCTTCAAATGTTTGCTGACATTCAAATAGAAAGTGAAGATAATGATCAAATACAAGCATATCTTTTAAAGGAATTCTGGAATTCGATATTTGATTTGGTAGCTTCACTAATTACTGATACAGAACATTATCCCGAAGGGATTATTGATATCTTCCAAAGTCTAGTTAAATTGAATCAAGAAGGCATAAGTAATAAGTTGGACTTATTATTACCTATTGAAGAAAAAGATAGAAATcagattaaattaaaaagcctAGCCTCCGAATTAGTTAATCATTGCTTAAAACGAATTTCTGGTAAAGAATGCGAATCTTGTCTAAAACACCTGTTGTTACTTATGGATCTATTTTCCGACACCAAATTccatataaatattacaaacaacttcgatattataaaatctttggaaatatttattgaCTTAATACCTATGGCGAATGAAAATCTTTACGTTGatattgccaaaaatattttcaactttttaaattacttgGACGGTGATCAACAATTCGATTTTATCAACAATAGACTAATCTGC GTATCTTCTAGGCATATGCAAATTTTGATTGTTGAGCGTTTATTGTTGCAAccattgaaaattggaaaacGTAAAGATATATTGTTATCCAGCCCAGATGTCAGGACAATAATAAGTGATATAACAAGAGAAGCATTACTCGAGAAgtcgaaagaaaaaattaattggttGCAAACACTGTTTCTACAAAATGATAGTGGTAATTTCTTCATTGGTTCCACCTCATTGGATGAACTGCTAAGCATAATTTTTGAGCCTCTTGAAAGAGATGACAACTATGAGCTGGTTGAATTATGTAGCCAAATTATTTCTAAAGTGTTGCCGAAGATATTTTCATGCGGAAGTGtgtttattgaaacaaaaaccaaatcatTCATTAAACTATTTTCGGTTTTGATTAAATCGTCAGCAAATATTTCCCTTAGGGAAGAAACACTTTCTGAGCTATCCAAATGTTGGGAAAGTGTGTTATGCGATGAACATATCGTAAATGAAGTGACAACTTTACATTGCATTTCAAATTTGCGAATGATGAACACGCTTACCGTGTCCAATATATCAAAAAGTGCAGATTTTATAATTCGTTTTATATTCCGCAGTACTGCCAAATACACTACAGCTCAATTGAGACTTACTGCTAGAAATAAtctaataaatatgtttactaCGACTAAGGATATTTCTGCATTGcacgaaaaattgaaaaattatactttATTTATGGAAGCCATAAATGGCATTGTTTCCACTAAAGTAGAAGTGCACTATGAATGTTTAGAACTTCAGACCATAATCACAATTTTACAGAGATCACTTTTGAACGTATATATTATCAAAAGATTACAAGAAAATGATTGTAAAGAAATGGGCACAATAAATCGCCAATTATATGATGAATTGCTCAATTGTATAGTTCTTACATCTGCTGCAGAAAGTGTTTTAAACATTAAACCTGAG GAATGTGTTGCTCTGAAGATTTGGATTGAAGAAGTACAggatcaaattaaatttttgattcaaAATGAATCTATTCTATCGGAAAAAGTACATGAGATTCTTCTTCGAAATACTATAGAAGCTGACGAAATATCGTATTGTCGTTCTTTACACATATTAACTTACCATCACCGATATTTGCCGTTCGAAGAAAGCGCATCAATCGTTTTTAACGAGGAACTTTTCAAACATCTTATTGCTAAAGACGCTTTATCAGCTTACATTAATTTCTTACag TATCAAACTCCGCGCCTGAATTACCGTAGTATTACCGTAAGCAATATTTTTGATTGTGCAAAATCAAAAGATATTTGGATAAAATGTGCAGCCTTGCGCTGtcttgtaataaataattttaactgtGATGAATTAAGGATCAGTGACAGAAATGTAATCAAGCAGTTGTTGGAATCTGTTCGatcaattaatgaaaatttttatatacgaaATAAAGT aGAAATAAATGAGCTTGAGTACGGGGCCGTTATTGAACTAATTGAATACATTCGACTCTTAAcagaaatacttaaaaaaatacctTTGAGTCTAGGTGCTAAAGATTGGGATAACATTATCATTGGACTAGGTTCTTGGGTACCAAGCGTACATAAATCaatcgaaaatattgaaaacccaAAG ATGACTTTATTTACGATCAATATTTGTAAGCTATTTTCTACGTTCCTACAGTTTATAAAAGGCGAGAAGGAACGTAGTTCAACCACATTGCTGCAAGATATGGTAGATGAATGGGAGTCGTTATTTTCAAAGGAtgcaatttgcaaaatattcgaATCGTTTTTTGGTCTTTTACATCTACAAG aaaagttCACACCTGAATACTTCATGGTGTGTTTTAGGGAATTAAAAAGCGTAATAATACTTTCCGATTTTGATGTCATTTACAAC ttttgcAAGTATAGTCGAACCACATCTACGGAAAatgttttcaacattttgcTCAAAAACTTCTTTAACcctaacatatttttaaaacggACCTGCCATCATATTTTGCACGAATTAACTCATGCCTATGTTGTTGACGACATTAAGAAAGTTCACACATTAAATGATAACTTGAGTCATGGTGGAAAAACTCAGCattatttaaagttatttgaaGGGGTTTTAACATCTcaacttaattttgttaataagtATATATCAGAATTCAG TTTCAAAATATCTGAAATAGATGAATTCGAGCCTATTGAGGTTGAAATGGGATTTAGCTATTTCTTGATGTGGGACTGCATAATACATACCTGTGTTAAATCTCCACTCAATATACGCAATATATACACTTCTTGGCTTTATGAAAACAAATTCTTCGag aaatttttgctttttgttataCGGGCGATGCCAGTAGAAGTTTTAAAAAACCATGATAGTAAATTTCTATCGTGTGAAATTTTCAATCGTCTTTCCCGGAAACAACTTAACG atgAAAATTTAACTCTCGAAAGGTATGCTTgccatttatatattgaagttttgaaaaaattaccagCAGTAGTTCGGAAGTGGTGGAGTGTTTCCCCATCCCGCCAAAAAGCTTTTGTAGATAAATTAACTATTAATTATGTTTCACCTTTAATCTGCGAAGAGGAGTTAAAAGCAATAGGTGCTAATAAAGAGAGACATGAAAATATGCAA GTGTCCGTCCACTACTCAACAAGAGAAGTTATAGCAACGTATTTCATTGATGATGTACGAACGGAACTTACGATTACACTTCCATCTAATTATCCATTAGGTCCGATTAAAGTTGATTGCGGAAAAAGTATTGGGGGCCGCTTATCATCACGTACCGATGGCATGCAGCTAGCGTTATTCTTAATGCATCAG AACGGAACAATAATAGATGGACTAGCGCTGTGGAAGAATAACTTGGATAAAAAGTTCGAAGGAGTCGAAGAATGTTACGTGTGCTACACCGTTATTAATCAAGATACCTATCAGTTACCTAAACTCACATGCAAAACTtgcaaaaagaaatttcatGGATCGTGTTTG TATAAATGGTTTACAACCAGCAGTAAATCAACATGCCCAATCTGTCGAAATGTTTTCTAG
- the LOC120776472 gene encoding uncharacterized protein LOC120776472, which translates to MYSTFDKIPSVIEIQLDPVKKLTVSQELEAAKALLHQRKTQCASIKHKYKRPKRAPLLYGYKFFCVCPQYNPEYACKHTGSVIIDRDVLTKEEHMCYLSTPRENVAAPRKRPRYYQKKIIMPNCTTRIEQLAMPDVKRVRYTLDVHKSFLRKRQIKSLKHHLDHKSKVVSYSINTALSYIEEEKRLERVAKVLQKRQCRRLKKHILRKQRRQIRKIICVLFEEMRDFLLNDQFLIDERSTLCAVILEQIRNFTDNEFYTTSNLREYQQVLANNLTVWINKFISNLNIHLAPPPVLTENLEPDTFLPVKDYISCSELVESEEYQTEQNIYFSAEDEEDNDFLYNTEDTITNTNR; encoded by the exons atgtattcaaCATTTGATAAAATTCCTAGTGTAATCGAAATTCAACTGGACCCAGTCAAGAAACTAACCGTTTCACAAGAACTCGAGGCCGCGAAAGCATTGCTGCATCAACGAAAAACTCAGTGCGCCTCcataaaacataaatacaaaagaccCAAACGGGCGCCACTTTTATATGGATACAAATTCTTTTGCGTGTGCCCACAATACAACCCCGAATATGCCTGTAAGCATACCGGTAGCGTAATAATTGACCGTGATGTTCTTACCAAAGAGGAACATATGTGTTACTTATCCACCCCGCGAGAAAATGTGGCTGCTCCTCGAAAAAGACCTAGATATTaccaaaaaaagattattatgCCAAATTGTACGACACGCATAGAGCAACTGGCTATGCCCGATGTAAAGCGCGTCCGTTACACACTAGACGTACATAAGAGTTTTCTTAGAAAACGTCAAATTAAATCGTTAAAACATCATTTGGATCACAAATCTAAAGTTGTGTCATATAGCATAAATACAGCGCTTTCTTATATTGAAGAAGAAAAGCGTTTAGAAAGAGTTGCTAAAGTGTTGCAGAAGCGACAATGTCGCAGACTCAAAAAGCATATACTTCGTAAGCAGCGACGTCAAATAAGAAAGATTATTTGTGTGTTATTTGAGGAAATGAGAGATTTTTTACTTAACGACCAGTTTTTGATAGATGAGCGGTCAACTCTTTGCGCAGTTATATTGGAGCAAATTAGGAATTTCACAG atAATGAGTTCTACACTACAAGTAACCTAAGAGAATATCAACAAGTCTTAGCAAACAATCTCACAGTatggataaataaatttatatctaaTCTCAACATACATCTGGCGCCGCCCCCAGTATTAACTGAAAACTTAGAGCCTGATACCTTTTTGCCTGTCAAAGACTATATATCATGTTCAGAATTGGTTGAGAGTGAAGAATACCAGACGGAacagaatatttatttttctgccgAGGATGAAGAAGATAATGATTTTTTGTACAATACTGAAGACACAATAACTAATACAAACCGTTAA